Below is a genomic region from Terriglobales bacterium.
CGACACCGGGCGCGAGCTGGGACGCGTGGCCCAGGCCAGCGGCGGCGGCATGCTCATCCACACCGGCTCCGAGCAGGCCGCGGCCGGATTCCAGCCCGGCCAGCGCCTGCGCATCACCGTGGTCGAACCCCGCACCGACAATCGCCACACTCTGAGCGTGGTGGTGCGCTACCGCAAGGGCGAGGCCGTGGGCGTCGAGTTTTCCGGGCGGGAAGGCGCCTCCTCCTGA
It encodes:
- a CDS encoding PilZ domain-containing protein, with product MPREQRRFERLLLPDDARAVDDTGRELGRVAQASGGGMLIHTGSEQAAAGFQPGQRLRITVVEPRTDNRHTLSVVVRYRKGEAVGVEFSGREGASS